Below is a window of Caldisericota bacterium DNA.
GCAAGAAGTTCTGGTGTTATTGGATTTGCCTCTTCGTTTAAATCATTCCCTTCTATTCGCCCTAAAGATTCTTCCTTAAGGCCAATACCGGAAGAGATGTCGATAAATCCTGGTGTTACAAACTTTGCTTTAAACGTGTTTTTTGCTTTTTCTTTGTTGTCTTTTCCTACATATTTGATGCCGCTTTCGTCAAAGAGAATGGTTGCGTTTTCAATGATTTTTGTGCCGTCAAATATTTTTTCTGCTATAATTTTATACATTTTTTCACCTCTCATATACTATATTTCCATTTGCAATGACTAATTCTGCTTTGGCTGTTGAACTAAAAGGGTATTTCGAATAGATGGATAAATCTGCCACTTTGCCTTCTTCTAAACTTCCATACTTTTTATCAATTTTCAGTATGCGTGCCGGATTGATCGTTATCATTTTCAAGGCGTTTTCTTCCCCTGCTCCTCCGTGGTATGCAACTAATCCTGCTTGAAGAGGCAGGCACTGTATGGGGACAACAGGGTGGTCTGTCATTAATGCGGTAAGGACGCCTGCTTTATCCAGAAGGGCAGGAGTTGAAAATGAAGAGGAGCTTGTTTCTGCTTTTGGCGAGGTGTCAAGTAGAGGACCTGCTACAACAGGCACTTTTTCTCTTGCCAATACTTCTCTTATTCTTGCTGCATCTGTGCCGTGCTCGATGACAATGTCCAGTCCGAATTCGTGTTTTGCAATCCGCACTGCCGTGAGGATATCGTCAGCCCTGTGGGAGTGAATCCTGAGTGGGAGTTTATGTTGCATTACAGGAAGCAAGGCCTCCATATTCAGGTTGAAGGGTGGTTTTTTCTTTTTGTTTTTCTTGTCTACGTATTCTTTTGCTTTGGCAAGCGTTTCTCTGAATATTTTTGCTGTACCCATTCTTGTTGTGGGAAGTTGATGTTTTTCCGCGTAAACGCGCTTGGGGTTTTCGCCAAATGCGCATTTTAATCCTGCAGGATTTTTGATAACCATCTCTTCTATTGTTTTTCCAAATGTTCTTACTATTACGCTTTGCCCGCCTATTACATTTCCCGAACCTGGACCCGTGAATATCATTGTGATACCTGCTGAAAGCGCATCTTTAAAGGCAGGATCATCCGGATTTATTGCGTCAATTGCACGTATGCCTGGAGTTGATGGATTTGTCATTTCGTTGCCATCCATA
It encodes the following:
- a CDS encoding amidohydrolase family protein codes for the protein MILVEKGTIFTVTKGIIKNGSILIGDNGRIKKISKDKIDAKAKKINAKGKLIFPGFIDAHTHLGLYALEGGEESMDGNEMTNPSTPGIRAIDAINPDDPAFKDALSAGITMIFTGPGSGNVIGGQSVIVRTFGKTIEEMVIKNPAGLKCAFGENPKRVYAEKHQLPTTRMGTAKIFRETLAKAKEYVDKKNKKKKPPFNLNMEALLPVMQHKLPLRIHSHRADDILTAVRIAKHEFGLDIVIEHGTDAARIREVLAREKVPVVAGPLLDTSPKAETSSSSFSTPALLDKAGVLTALMTDHPVVPIQCLPLQAGLVAYHGGAGEENALKMITINPARILKIDKKYGSLEEGKVADLSIYSKYPFSSTAKAELVIANGNIVYER